One genomic region from Leucoraja erinacea ecotype New England chromosome 36, Leri_hhj_1, whole genome shotgun sequence encodes:
- the LOC129713623 gene encoding uncharacterized protein LOC129713623: MPEYCAVCLCESTILVLQQLSDPAGLVLQDVSSTPTFADEARRLFGDENQVEAKYGQVPRSGCRKPRVPALGEGATCWTSVTTSLPSDQSKDKRLPHPQWEPNDVIYSLAVEPQPRYKQPMASEAVDVVYTEVRVGQWREVTGSVAPDTPPRLSPNINARVKPPSPSHKAGVNPRPTSHPPLPHPPNLTASPSGNMSSVSTDNTYRHVTVAPAKRHQAKPDKDETRKRWFSDWKCK, from the exons ATGCCTGAGTACTgtgctgtgtgtctctgtgaatcCACCATCCTTGTCCTTCAACAACTCTCTGACCCAGCGGGCCTTGTGTTACAGGATGTTTCATCCACCCCCACGTTTGCAGACGAGGCGAGGCGGTTGTTTGGGGATGAGAACCAGGTGGAGGCCAAATATGGCCAAGTGCCGAGGTCCGGGTGCAGGAAGCCACGAGTGCCAGCGTTGGGTGAAGGGGCGACGTGCTGGACATCAGTGACCACCTCACTGCCCAGTGACCAGAGCAAGGACAAGAGGCTCCCGCACCCACAGTGGGAACCCAATGATGTGATCTACTCACTGGCCGTGGAGCCGCAGCCGAGATACAAGCAGCCGATGGCCAGTGAGGCGGTGGACGTTGTGTACACGGAGGTGCGAGTGGGTCAGTGGCGGGAGGTCACAGGGTCAGTGGCCCCGGACACTCCCCCCCGCCTGTCCCCCAACATCAACGCCAGAGTGAAGCCCCCATCCCCCTCACACAAGGCGGGAGTGAACCCGAGACCGACAtcacacccacccctccctcacccccccaaccTCACAGCCTCACCGAGCGGCAACATGTCCTCAGTCTCCACGGATAACACCTACCGACACGTGACTGTGGCTCCAGCAAAGCGGCATCAGGCAAAGCCAGACAAG GATGAAACACGTAAAAGGTGGTTCTCGGACTGGAAGTGCAAGTAA
- the LOC129713624 gene encoding SH2 domain-containing protein 7-like produces the protein MTLGPKSPLDSESVALGILKEMAVKWFAETQAELLLHTGRLPEWFHGFVLRKEAEKLLQNKGLGHFLIRLSDRATGYILSYRWVH, from the exons atgaccctcggacccAAGTCTCCGCTGGACTCGGAGAGCGTGGCGCTGGGAATCCTGAAGGAGATGGCGGTGAAGTGGTTCGCGGAGACGCAGGCCGAGCTTCTCCTGCATACCGGCCGCTTGCCCGAATGGTTTCACGGCTTTGTCCTGAGGAA GGAAGCGGAGAAACTGCTGCAGAATAAAGGCCTTGGCCACTTCCTCATCCGCCTGAGTGACAGAGCGACTGGCTACATATTGTCCTACAGGTGGGTACATTGA